From a single Stomoxys calcitrans chromosome 4, idStoCalc2.1, whole genome shotgun sequence genomic region:
- the LOC106088522 gene encoding uncharacterized protein LOC106088522 isoform X2 — protein MAQGVGWNLDFMMGDQFNISWFIAVIAATLVSLPLLRITTMKMIMGFASLLILIGGILFISGPEEYNTVLTGRYLNGIAIGLIIVPFIKNASEIADVAHRGTCLGMEQFSMSLGIAIQMNYPFIGITSYDFPANRLHGILDLICAFLAAALLVTIVESPIEQIRKDNNSAALKTIASLRSPPLCPNEFETLLEQHKTYVKEEEQLTLLASFRRATTPLLKLLLVRSMLVVFCCSITLNMGMMHNSFRMDYTWAPLGMVICRVLGGVIAICMVDNVNRKFASILPVAVIGCLLIVLGYNSPRGKHEPYNKDMEDYVDETMYDNTNDERWLPYYLYMCLQLFTGFFVPYTSVYLGEAFPLRIKPILIALIVTMEQLLHIIFIETLDVIIGNTLIIQGIISVVVFFLCVAMIPETRNTTLSEAQKRFRTLITFR, from the exons ATGGCGCAGGGTGTTGGTTGGAATTTAGACTTCATGATGGGTGACCAATTTAACATTTCATGGTTTATTGCTGTAATTGCAGCAACTTTGGTATCTTTGCCCCTGCTCAGGATTACCACTATGAAAATGATTATG ggtTTTGCCTCATTGCTCATCCTAATCGGAGGCATTCTATTCATAAGTGGTCCCGAGGAGTATAACACCGTGTTGACGGGACGTTACCTTAATGGCATTGCCATAGGACTGATCATAGTTCCCTTCATCAAAAATGCCAGTGAAATAGCTGACGTGGCGCATCGTGGCACATGCCTTGGCATGGAACAATTCTCAATGAGTTTGGGCATAGCCATACAAATGAATTATCCTTTCATTGGGATTACCTCATATGACTTTCCTGCAAAtcgtttacatggcatattggACTTGATCTGTGCCTTTCTGGCCGCCGCCTTGCTGGTTACCATTGTAGAGTCACCCATCGAGCAAATACGCAAAGACAATAATAGTGCTGCCTTGAAAACTATAGCCAGCTTGCGTAGCCCTCCCCTTTGTCCAAATGAGTTCGAAACCCTTTTGGAGCAGCACAAAACCTATGTAAAGGAAGAGGAGCAACTAACGCTACTGGCGAGTTTTAGGCGAGCCACAACACCTCTCCTAAAATTACTTTTGGTGCGCAGTATGTTGGTGGTCTTTTGTTGTTCCATAACTCTTAATATGGGAATGATGCATAACTCCTTCAGGATGGACTACACCTGGGCCCCCCTTGGAATGgtaatttgtcgagttctaggAGGGGTCATTGCCATTTGTATGGTAGATAATGTAAATCGCAAATTTGCCTCCATACTGCCAGTGGCTGTCATAGGCTGTTTGCTCATTGTATTGGGCTATAACAGCCCAAGAGGCAAACATGAGCCATACAACAAGGATATGGAGGATTATGTGGACGAGACTATGTATGACAATACGAACGATGAAAGGTGGCTTCCTTATTATCTGTACATGTGTCTACAACTATTTACTGGCTTCTTTGTACCCTATACTTCAGTGTACTTGGGCGAAGCTTTCCCTTTGCGCATCAAGCCCATTCTAATAGCTTTGATAGTCACTATGGAACAGCTCCtgcatattatttttattgaaactcTTGATGTGATAATAGGCAACACTCTTATCATCCAAGGCATTATAAGTGTGGTGGTGTTCTTTCTCTGTGTTGCCATGATTCCGGAGACCCGCAACACAACTttgtctgaagcccaaaaacgTTTCAGGACCTTAATCACCTTTAGATAA